From one Lactiplantibacillus paraplantarum genomic stretch:
- a CDS encoding DHA2 family efflux MFS transporter permease subunit: MDSAQSNSQAKQQARVPVTHPMLAMMGMLIGGFVGMFSETSLNIALPQLMTQLHVSTATVQWLVTGYMLMIGIVLPLSSLITKWFTTRQVILFALIDFAVGAIISASAPGFGVLLFGRMIQGIATGLILPLMFTVAMQIFPPYKLGAAMGMVGLVIMFAPAVGPTIAGAILGLSSWRWIFWLFIPFLIIAFIFAVTSLKNIAKVTRPKVDFLSILLSMVGFGSLVVGVSLASDQGWGSPAVLGALILGLVILAWYAHRQLTMEAPILNLKTFAIPGFRVGACLVMINFGIILSAMYLLPMYIQKGLLIPVALTGVIMLPGGLMNAIVSAVSGRLYDSIGARTPAMLGFLISMVGALMLALTTTSSATWYVILAHVILMIGAPLAMSPSQTHGLNSLTGPIAADGSTIMNTLQQVVGAISTAIATSLLGIGQASYYANGGHQAASAFVNGAHYGFYFTFILALAGLLLATRLSKKTTK, translated from the coding sequence ATGGATTCAGCACAAAGTAACTCGCAGGCTAAACAACAGGCCCGGGTTCCCGTTACCCATCCAATGCTAGCTATGATGGGAATGTTAATTGGTGGTTTTGTCGGAATGTTTAGTGAAACATCACTGAACATCGCGTTACCTCAATTGATGACACAGTTACACGTCTCAACAGCAACTGTGCAGTGGTTAGTAACCGGTTACATGCTAATGATTGGGATCGTCCTCCCATTATCTAGCTTAATCACTAAATGGTTTACAACCCGTCAAGTGATTTTATTTGCCTTGATTGACTTCGCGGTTGGCGCCATCATTTCAGCTTCAGCACCAGGCTTTGGCGTCTTATTATTCGGCCGGATGATTCAAGGTATCGCAACTGGCCTGATCTTACCGCTCATGTTTACGGTGGCTATGCAGATTTTTCCACCTTACAAATTAGGGGCAGCTATGGGGATGGTCGGTTTAGTTATCATGTTCGCACCGGCCGTTGGTCCAACAATTGCCGGAGCCATCTTAGGCTTATCATCATGGCGGTGGATTTTTTGGCTCTTCATCCCATTCTTGATTATCGCATTTATCTTTGCCGTCACTTCACTTAAAAACATTGCAAAAGTAACACGACCTAAAGTGGACTTTTTATCCATTCTACTTTCAATGGTCGGCTTTGGTAGTCTCGTTGTTGGGGTCAGCCTTGCTAGTGATCAAGGGTGGGGATCACCAGCGGTACTAGGTGCTTTAATTCTGGGCCTCGTTATTTTGGCTTGGTACGCGCATCGGCAGCTTACCATGGAAGCGCCAATTCTGAACCTCAAGACATTCGCCATCCCTGGCTTTCGGGTCGGTGCCTGCCTAGTTATGATCAACTTTGGGATTATCTTATCAGCGATGTACTTACTCCCGATGTACATTCAAAAGGGATTGCTAATTCCCGTTGCATTGACTGGGGTCATTATGTTACCCGGTGGCTTGATGAATGCAATCGTCTCAGCCGTTTCTGGGCGTTTATACGACTCGATTGGAGCCCGTACACCAGCAATGTTAGGCTTTTTGATTTCCATGGTGGGGGCATTGATGCTAGCCCTAACAACGACTAGCAGCGCCACCTGGTACGTTATTTTAGCTCACGTTATCTTAATGATTGGGGCACCGCTAGCAATGTCTCCTTCACAAACGCATGGTTTAAATTCTTTAACGGGACCCATCGCAGCCGATGGTAGTACCATTATGAATACGTTACAACAGGTCGTTGGTGCTATCTCAACCGCAATTGCAACTAGCCTCTTAGGTATTGGTCAAGCTTCTTACTATGCTAATGGTGGTCACCAAGCCGCCAGTGCCTTCGTCAACGGTGCCCATTACGGGTTCTACTTTACGTTTATTTTAGCCCTTGCTGGTTTGTTGCTTGCGACCCGCTTGTCTAAAAAAACAACTAAATAA
- a CDS encoding DUF1398 family protein, producing the protein MFKLTEIDDVLNNLGDHADFATIAKKESDLGVQHFQYDVATGATTYFGENGYLVERRTNGLATRVAREEDAAAVEQIAKQYITGQLALADAVKQFAQAGCQAWTANLKRHIIDFSGDEGKIMAAVTF; encoded by the coding sequence ATGTTTAAATTAACTGAGATTGATGACGTATTAAATAACTTAGGTGACCACGCGGACTTTGCCACAATTGCCAAGAAAGAGTCTGACTTAGGTGTTCAGCATTTTCAATATGATGTCGCGACTGGTGCCACAACGTATTTTGGTGAGAACGGTTATCTCGTTGAACGACGGACCAATGGCTTAGCAACTCGGGTTGCCCGTGAAGAAGATGCCGCGGCAGTTGAACAGATTGCTAAGCAATATATCACTGGACAATTAGCGTTAGCAGACGCTGTTAAGCAATTTGCCCAGGCCGGATGTCAAGCTTGGACTGCGAACTTAAAACGTCACATCATCGATTTCAGCGGTGATGAAGGCAAAATTATGGCGGCTGTAACATTTTAA
- a CDS encoding cytosine permease: MQQESKYQIEVVAPKHRHMSNWDMFATWIGANANNGTWYVGGVLAACGLLTALKVIVASSTLSYLCLSLVGFMGYKTGAATMSLIRGSFGVRGSYVPSFVNLTQYIGWTAVNTFIAATSVSYLLHDLVGWPVYGQPGGAKGLILGIIVMSILHLLSVSVGQRSVQMIERLGIILVILFVLWETVVVFKTVSMHELLTWRAPAHLHMTAGAGMDTLAAFNLSWVTAGADFTRFTRKKSGATGMPFLGAFTGLFWFAFIGLAATISIAITSGTYDPNNSDPSTIASRLGLGVLALLVIVLTSMTANAVNLLAAGSALSNIFPRIRLRPALWAVTIIATLVTLIPLVMGSFLAAFTAFLDYIGMVLGPMISVMLVDYYWRHRQHYDINELASSKGQYWYHHGVNWIALLCWVLGVVIFLLLKHVAWIATVTGATFIDMALIGIIYVVLMRIFYPLPAKQV; the protein is encoded by the coding sequence GTGCAGCAAGAGTCAAAGTATCAAATAGAAGTGGTGGCACCTAAGCACCGACACATGTCCAATTGGGATATGTTTGCAACGTGGATCGGCGCTAATGCCAATAATGGCACGTGGTACGTTGGTGGTGTATTGGCTGCGTGTGGTTTATTAACGGCCCTCAAAGTGATTGTGGCATCGTCCACGCTATCATATTTATGTTTATCGCTAGTTGGTTTTATGGGTTATAAGACCGGGGCGGCGACGATGAGTTTGATTCGAGGTTCCTTTGGTGTACGAGGAAGTTACGTTCCCTCATTTGTGAATCTGACCCAGTATATTGGTTGGACCGCGGTGAACACGTTTATCGCGGCAACTTCCGTCAGTTACTTATTACATGACTTAGTTGGGTGGCCAGTCTATGGTCAACCCGGTGGGGCTAAAGGACTGATTCTCGGAATTATTGTCATGAGTATTTTACATTTATTAAGCGTTTCGGTCGGTCAACGCTCAGTTCAGATGATTGAACGCTTAGGGATTATCCTCGTAATATTATTTGTTTTGTGGGAAACCGTGGTAGTGTTCAAGACGGTTTCAATGCACGAGTTATTAACATGGCGTGCCCCAGCACATCTACATATGACGGCGGGTGCTGGGATGGACACGTTAGCGGCATTCAACTTGTCATGGGTGACAGCGGGCGCAGATTTTACTCGTTTTACGCGTAAAAAGAGCGGCGCCACTGGGATGCCATTTTTAGGGGCCTTCACAGGCTTGTTCTGGTTTGCCTTCATTGGTCTAGCCGCAACCATCAGTATTGCCATTACTTCAGGGACATACGATCCCAATAATTCTGATCCTAGTACCATTGCGAGTCGGCTGGGTTTGGGGGTACTGGCGTTATTAGTAATCGTACTGACGAGTATGACGGCGAACGCGGTGAACTTGTTAGCAGCTGGTTCGGCGCTATCCAATATCTTTCCACGAATTCGGTTACGACCAGCACTATGGGCGGTAACGATTATTGCCACGTTGGTCACGCTGATTCCATTAGTTATGGGGAGCTTTTTAGCCGCATTTACGGCGTTTTTGGATTATATTGGAATGGTGCTTGGACCCATGATCAGTGTGATGTTAGTTGATTACTATTGGCGGCATCGGCAGCACTATGATATTAACGAATTAGCTAGTTCTAAGGGGCAGTACTGGTATCATCATGGGGTGAACTGGATTGCACTGTTATGCTGGGTACTCGGAGTTGTCATTTTCTTATTATTAAAGCACGTTGCTTGGATTGCCACGGTGACTGGGGCAACCTTTATTGATATGGCCCTGATAGGGATTATTTATGTTGTTTTAATGCGAATTTTCTACCCGTTACCTGCCAAACAGGTCTAA
- a CDS encoding MFS transporter, with amino-acid sequence MKGALTGWRRNLAVLWLGTFIAGMGFSEVMPFLSLYVGQMGNFSKNELTMYSGITYAVTFFVVAVVSPLWGKLADRRGRKIMLLRSSLGMAFVIGAMGFVHNIWMLIFLRFLQGLCAGYIPNASALIATETPKESSGTAIGILTTGYVSGNLIGPILGGVLAQVFSIRLTFIITGILLLIVFVLSLTLVHESFKPSDAPVAKREGSMLSQFKNPTLIITLLVSTMIIQMGNNSITPIISLYVQDLMHNVGPITVVAGIIAALPGISTLLSAPRLGRLGDHRGADRILVFGFVFAILMYFPQGFVSSVWTLGLLRFMIGISDGALFPTVQTLLSKNTPRELTGTIFSWNQSFQAAGSMLGSLLGGAVSGWFNYNGVFIFTALSLLLNFIGVLIFIPSMRHPFAKHSID; translated from the coding sequence GTGAAGGGCGCATTAACAGGCTGGCGTCGGAATCTCGCGGTTCTCTGGTTAGGAACATTTATTGCCGGAATGGGATTTTCTGAGGTCATGCCATTCTTATCATTATATGTTGGTCAAATGGGTAATTTCTCCAAAAATGAACTCACGATGTATAGCGGTATTACATATGCGGTGACTTTTTTCGTTGTCGCCGTTGTCTCACCATTGTGGGGTAAATTAGCTGACCGACGTGGGCGTAAAATCATGTTGCTACGCTCCTCACTTGGCATGGCCTTCGTTATTGGTGCGATGGGCTTCGTGCATAATATTTGGATGCTCATTTTTCTGCGTTTCTTACAAGGCTTATGTGCCGGTTACATTCCCAATGCCAGTGCCTTGATTGCTACGGAAACGCCTAAGGAAAGCAGTGGCACCGCAATTGGTATCTTAACGACCGGCTACGTTTCCGGTAATTTGATTGGGCCGATTCTCGGCGGCGTACTCGCCCAGGTCTTCTCCATTCGATTGACGTTCATCATCACGGGAATTCTACTACTAATTGTCTTCGTACTAAGCCTGACGTTGGTTCACGAAAGCTTTAAACCGAGTGATGCACCGGTTGCCAAACGCGAAGGCAGTATGCTTAGCCAATTCAAGAACCCAACGTTAATTATCACACTGCTTGTTTCCACCATGATTATTCAAATGGGCAATAACTCTATCACCCCTATTATTAGTCTATACGTTCAGGATCTGATGCATAACGTCGGTCCAATCACCGTCGTTGCCGGCATAATTGCCGCCTTACCCGGTATTTCGACCTTGTTATCAGCCCCACGACTCGGTCGGCTTGGTGACCATCGGGGCGCTGACCGCATTCTCGTCTTTGGTTTCGTCTTTGCCATTCTGATGTACTTTCCACAAGGATTCGTCTCCAGCGTATGGACACTAGGTCTCTTACGCTTCATGATTGGGATTTCTGATGGGGCCCTCTTCCCAACGGTGCAAACATTACTCTCCAAAAATACGCCCCGCGAGTTAACAGGAACCATTTTCAGTTGGAACCAATCCTTCCAAGCGGCCGGCAGTATGCTCGGTTCACTACTTGGTGGCGCAGTCTCCGGTTGGTTTAATTACAATGGTGTCTTCATCTTTACTGCTTTATCCTTATTGCTTAACTTCATCGGTGTACTGATCTTTATTCCAAGTATGCGGCACCCATTTGCAAAACACTCAATTGATTAG
- a CDS encoding alpha/beta hydrolase translates to MTTRKKWTLAIIALLTVIVIGVAGGSFYLYHFAFEPTPKVLNHSSSKSKSTLKQNQAWLKRVNKQTWHETSATDDLKLVADYVPAAHPTTKTIIVAHGYMGNKEQMASYIRLWHRQGYNVLAPDDRGNGQSAGNYYGFGWPDRLDYLKWTRQVIRRVGQNSQIGLFGVSMGGATVMMMSGEQLPSQVKAIIEDCGYTSVGDELGYELNQLYHLPKFPLLYTANWVAQAKAHFNFMTASSVNQLKKNKLPIFFIHGAKDTFVPTKMVYQNYRATTVKAKQLWVVPGASHAESYTRYPQLYQQKVSQFMAKYLK, encoded by the coding sequence ATGACAACGCGCAAAAAATGGACATTGGCGATTATTGCATTGCTGACCGTTATTGTCATTGGTGTCGCTGGCGGTAGTTTTTACTTATATCACTTTGCGTTTGAACCAACCCCGAAAGTTTTGAACCATAGTTCTAGTAAGAGTAAAAGCACGTTAAAGCAGAATCAGGCGTGGCTTAAACGTGTGAACAAACAAACTTGGCATGAAACTTCAGCAACGGATGACTTAAAGTTGGTCGCGGATTATGTGCCAGCAGCTCATCCGACTACTAAGACGATTATTGTCGCACATGGTTATATGGGCAACAAAGAACAGATGGCTAGCTATATTCGGCTGTGGCATCGCCAGGGGTATAATGTGCTGGCACCGGATGATCGCGGCAATGGACAGAGCGCGGGCAACTACTATGGCTTTGGTTGGCCTGATCGGTTAGATTATCTGAAGTGGACACGGCAGGTGATTCGACGCGTGGGACAAAATAGTCAGATTGGGCTCTTTGGCGTTTCAATGGGTGGTGCTACCGTCATGATGATGAGTGGGGAGCAGCTCCCTTCACAAGTGAAAGCAATTATTGAAGATTGTGGTTACACCAGTGTCGGTGATGAATTGGGCTACGAGTTAAATCAGTTGTACCACTTACCGAAGTTTCCACTACTGTATACGGCTAACTGGGTCGCCCAAGCTAAGGCCCACTTCAACTTTATGACGGCTAGTTCAGTGAACCAGCTTAAGAAGAACAAGCTACCGATTTTCTTTATTCACGGTGCTAAGGATACTTTTGTACCCACGAAGATGGTGTATCAGAACTACCGAGCTACAACGGTAAAAGCTAAGCAACTATGGGTGGTTCCGGGAGCCAGTCATGCAGAATCATACACGCGCTATCCGCAACTGTATCAACAAAAAGTGAGTCAGTTCATGGCGAAGTATTTGAAGTGA
- a CDS encoding DUF1836 domain-containing protein: MLSSTSPSNYLLSWEALPTVPVYMEQLLAIVNQTIQPLGLPAVTKTMINSYVKQHFFSRPTGHRYTRNHIVAVLVVSILKVDFSLPVISKAILQIRDSRQIEWRYQQFREAFEQTLNNQPIVVVNNDAVTRAIQLAAQTVAAHLLTIRALDKLGE, translated from the coding sequence ATGTTGTCATCCACATCACCAAGCAATTATTTACTTTCATGGGAAGCATTGCCCACAGTACCCGTTTATATGGAACAGCTGCTAGCAATCGTTAACCAAACGATTCAACCGTTGGGATTGCCTGCCGTGACCAAGACCATGATTAATAGTTATGTTAAACAGCATTTTTTCAGCCGGCCAACCGGTCATCGCTACACTCGTAACCACATTGTGGCGGTATTAGTTGTTTCAATTTTGAAAGTTGACTTTTCATTACCAGTCATTAGTAAAGCTATTTTACAAATTCGTGATTCACGACAGATTGAATGGCGTTATCAGCAATTTCGAGAAGCTTTCGAACAAACACTCAATAATCAACCAATTGTAGTGGTAAATAATGATGCGGTAACGCGTGCCATTCAACTGGCGGCCCAAACTGTGGCGGCGCATTTATTAACAATCAGGGCGCTTGATAAGCTAGGTGAGTGA
- a CDS encoding nucleoside 2-deoxyribosyltransferase, with the protein MNNVYLAAPFFDEAQKERIQQVKTALLANPTINPDGIFIPEEHQFEEEPFGSRAWQQYVYASDMRQVHRADVVVAILDFDMTSATNEPDSGTMFEIGAAVAEKTPVLVVQFDADKELNLMIAQGLTAYFDASKDGLQELAAYNCDDLRSKPAHRPVF; encoded by the coding sequence ATGAATAACGTTTACCTAGCTGCACCGTTTTTTGACGAGGCTCAAAAGGAACGCATCCAACAAGTGAAGACGGCGCTACTAGCCAATCCGACCATTAACCCAGATGGTATCTTCATTCCAGAAGAACATCAATTTGAAGAAGAACCATTTGGCAGTCGTGCTTGGCAACAATACGTCTATGCATCCGATATGCGACAAGTTCACCGGGCTGACGTGGTAGTTGCCATCCTCGATTTTGATATGACAAGTGCAACTAATGAACCTGATTCCGGTACCATGTTTGAAATCGGTGCCGCCGTTGCCGAAAAAACGCCGGTGCTCGTTGTTCAATTCGACGCGGATAAAGAACTTAATTTAATGATTGCCCAAGGATTAACAGCTTACTTTGATGCTAGCAAAGACGGGCTCCAGGAACTGGCAGCCTATAATTGTGACGACTTACGCTCAAAGCCAGCCCATCGACCAGTATTTTAG
- a CDS encoding cation-translocating P-type ATPase, with protein sequence MQNYQNAPFKPTPESGLTTTVVTAQLTKFGKNELVAARPVPLWRKIWQHMSDVSSLVLLFAVGLATYLALAQNGGWTKTIVIGAILVINVCIGLYQEASAEKSLAALKSMSLPTANVRRDGTVQSIAAPEIVPGDLVLLKAGDQVPADAVVLEATNLAVDEAVLTGESEAVEKSVYQDTGELDDDCQVYAGTAVTAGTALIQVLTTGMATELGQIAGLLNKTKQRATPLQGRLNRLSSWLTTFAVLGGITIFALSVWVQNQGLADSLMIGVSLAVAAVPETLPIIVTISLSHGVRRMADRNAIMRRVSAVETIGSVDVIASDKTGTLTQNRMTITKYWTPTTGIMTTEQPLTSAGQTLMRYLGLATNAEINRVDGEEQAIGDATELAVIRWLAQHDLDRSVLEEQAPRIAEDPFDSTKKMMTTVHELEDGQRLVIVKGAWDRLPLKPDQASLAAGQVAHDEFGQAALRVLAVGYRIIPADVQTTDWDDLTADLQLAGLIGLIDPPRPEVIPAIRAAKQAGIFPVMITGDHLVTAKAIAEEIGILTPELQAISGDDLRQLSDEELTARIDQIAVYARVSPSDKIRIVQAWQSLGKTVAMTGDGVNDAPALKAADVGIAMGITGTEVSKEAADMVLTDDNFATIMAAVKEGRTVYQNIIKAVEFLVGVNFAQIFLMVGAVLFGWGAPLLAEQLLIINVLADGIPGFFISQEPGEPQAMQQPPVANDESILARGLGQRLFVRAATFTVLTLGIYALGRFGLTNGQAPVGMTMVFLVLALGSMIDIYAIKDRRPLSRETFTRNVMLNRGLLLGILVVVAIAILPPLRNFFSLTTLPLLSWGVVLVATLIPTFVLELNKRWQAWRQSRLVANVAE encoded by the coding sequence ATGCAGAATTATCAGAATGCACCATTCAAACCTACTCCCGAGTCCGGTTTAACGACCACTGTGGTGACGGCCCAGCTAACTAAATTCGGTAAAAATGAATTAGTAGCTGCGCGACCCGTACCTTTGTGGCGTAAAATTTGGCAACATATGAGCGACGTTTCATCGCTAGTGCTATTATTTGCAGTTGGTCTAGCCACGTACTTGGCCCTTGCCCAGAATGGGGGCTGGACGAAGACCATTGTGATTGGCGCAATTTTGGTCATCAACGTCTGTATTGGCCTGTACCAAGAAGCATCGGCGGAGAAGTCATTGGCGGCATTGAAGTCAATGAGTTTACCCACAGCTAATGTTCGGCGGGATGGGACGGTACAATCCATTGCGGCCCCAGAAATTGTTCCCGGCGACTTAGTCCTGTTGAAAGCAGGTGACCAAGTACCAGCTGATGCAGTCGTGTTAGAGGCCACGAACTTAGCCGTTGATGAAGCAGTTCTGACGGGTGAAAGTGAAGCTGTTGAAAAAAGTGTTTATCAAGACACCGGTGAATTAGACGATGACTGTCAAGTGTATGCCGGAACGGCTGTCACAGCCGGTACCGCGTTGATTCAGGTCTTAACGACCGGGATGGCCACAGAGTTAGGTCAAATTGCAGGCTTGTTGAACAAAACAAAACAACGGGCCACGCCATTACAGGGACGGCTTAATCGGCTATCAAGCTGGTTAACCACATTTGCCGTGTTAGGTGGAATCACCATTTTTGCACTGAGCGTCTGGGTGCAAAACCAAGGTTTGGCCGATAGCTTGATGATTGGGGTCTCATTAGCGGTCGCGGCCGTGCCAGAGACTCTGCCAATCATCGTGACCATCAGTCTTTCACACGGTGTTCGACGGATGGCAGACAGAAATGCCATCATGCGCCGAGTCAGTGCCGTTGAAACAATTGGGAGTGTCGATGTGATCGCGTCCGACAAGACCGGAACCTTGACACAAAATCGAATGACAATCACGAAATATTGGACACCAACTACGGGGATCATGACCACCGAACAACCCTTGACCTCAGCCGGACAGACGTTGATGCGTTACCTAGGCTTAGCGACGAATGCTGAAATTAATCGTGTTGATGGTGAAGAGCAGGCCATTGGGGATGCGACGGAATTAGCCGTTATTCGTTGGCTGGCTCAGCATGATTTAGACCGGTCCGTCTTAGAAGAGCAGGCACCTCGAATTGCGGAAGATCCGTTTGACTCGACTAAGAAGATGATGACAACGGTGCATGAATTAGAAGATGGTCAACGGCTAGTTATCGTTAAAGGGGCTTGGGACCGGCTACCTTTGAAACCTGACCAAGCTAGCCTAGCTGCTGGACAAGTGGCCCATGATGAATTTGGGCAGGCGGCGCTGCGCGTTTTAGCTGTTGGCTATCGCATCATTCCCGCGGATGTCCAAACTACTGACTGGGACGACCTGACAGCTGACCTCCAATTGGCAGGATTGATTGGTTTGATTGATCCACCACGACCAGAAGTGATTCCGGCCATTCGAGCTGCCAAACAAGCGGGTATTTTTCCAGTTATGATCACGGGGGATCATTTGGTTACTGCGAAGGCTATCGCTGAGGAAATTGGCATTTTGACCCCTGAGCTGCAAGCAATTAGCGGCGATGATCTTCGCCAATTGAGCGATGAAGAATTGACGGCTCGGATTGACCAGATTGCGGTGTACGCCCGGGTTTCGCCGAGTGATAAGATTCGAATTGTTCAGGCATGGCAAAGCCTTGGTAAGACGGTGGCGATGACTGGTGACGGTGTCAATGATGCACCGGCACTAAAGGCGGCGGATGTCGGCATTGCGATGGGAATCACTGGCACCGAAGTGTCTAAGGAAGCTGCTGACATGGTGTTAACGGATGATAATTTTGCGACGATCATGGCGGCTGTTAAAGAAGGTCGGACGGTTTATCAGAACATCATCAAAGCAGTTGAATTCTTGGTCGGTGTCAACTTTGCGCAAATCTTCTTAATGGTTGGTGCAGTCCTCTTCGGCTGGGGAGCACCATTATTGGCAGAACAGTTGTTGATTATTAACGTACTAGCTGATGGAATTCCAGGTTTCTTTATTAGTCAGGAGCCGGGCGAGCCGCAAGCAATGCAGCAACCACCAGTTGCTAATGATGAAAGTATTTTGGCACGAGGACTTGGACAGCGGCTGTTTGTTCGGGCGGCAACCTTCACTGTATTGACGCTAGGAATCTATGCGTTGGGTCGCTTTGGTTTAACGAATGGGCAAGCACCAGTGGGGATGACAATGGTCTTCCTTGTGCTAGCCTTAGGGTCAATGATTGACATCTATGCAATTAAGGATCGTCGGCCACTTAGTCGGGAAACCTTTACGCGTAACGTAATGTTGAATCGAGGCCTGTTATTAGGAATTCTAGTTGTTGTTGCAATTGCAATCTTGCCACCGCTGCGAAACTTCTTTAGCCTCACAACATTACCATTATTAAGTTGGGGTGTGGTGCTAGTGGCAACGCTGATACCAACATTTGTTCTAGAACTGAATAAGCGCTGGCAAGCTTGGCGACAATCACGCTTGGTTGCGAATGTTGCTGAATAA
- a CDS encoding bifunctional metallophosphatase/5'-nucleotidase has product MKIKLISTSDVHGYLAPTDYSRRDNVAPFSLSRAATVIHQLTREDTADVWPIVIDNGDYVQGSPLTYFIARHHQEAAPLYSRLANCNHVQAGIFGNHEFNYGLDYLDLCESSRQYPMLAANIHDDLQRTLFSKPYTILERAGVKVAILGLTTQFVAHWEQPHHIAGLHFDDVVATAKHWVPKLRQLADIVVIAYHGGLERDPQTDRPTERMNGENRGSALLAEVPGIDAMITGHQHRQLAVTVHGVPVTQPGMKGTNVAMITLELDRNHQVTTSHPEIYPVADATPNTQVMQLVGPINDQMEDWLDTPLGQINGNMLVHDHLQARLHNHPYIDFINRVEMAATGTDIAATALFNDDVPGLKQHVTMREVMNSYVYPNKLAVEAITGADLRAALERCASYFLLQDGHVRVNPEFMHPKLRHYVYDIYSGIDYTFDLTKPFGQRVVQLDYHGAPVTADQKLTVTLNHYRAGGGGNYPMYQTTKIIRRLPTDMTVLIADYFAQHPVVNATQPTNFQVHY; this is encoded by the coding sequence ATGAAAATCAAATTAATCTCAACTAGTGATGTGCACGGTTACCTCGCGCCAACTGATTACAGTCGCCGCGATAACGTCGCACCGTTTAGCCTTAGTCGTGCCGCTACTGTTATTCATCAATTGACACGTGAAGATACGGCCGATGTCTGGCCAATCGTGATTGATAATGGCGATTATGTGCAAGGCTCACCGTTGACTTATTTCATTGCGCGCCACCATCAAGAAGCTGCACCGTTATACTCGCGCCTTGCAAATTGCAACCACGTTCAAGCTGGTATTTTCGGTAACCATGAATTCAACTACGGGCTCGACTACCTCGACCTGTGTGAATCGAGTCGCCAATACCCGATGCTGGCTGCTAATATTCATGATGACTTGCAGCGAACGTTGTTTTCTAAACCATACACGATTCTGGAACGCGCCGGAGTTAAGGTGGCCATTTTAGGGCTAACAACCCAATTTGTCGCTCACTGGGAGCAGCCGCATCACATTGCTGGCCTACACTTCGATGACGTGGTCGCAACTGCTAAACATTGGGTGCCCAAATTGCGCCAACTGGCTGACATCGTTGTCATCGCCTACCATGGCGGCCTTGAACGTGATCCCCAAACTGACCGTCCAACCGAACGCATGAATGGCGAAAACCGGGGTTCCGCACTATTAGCTGAAGTGCCTGGCATTGATGCCATGATTACCGGCCACCAACACCGACAATTAGCCGTTACGGTTCACGGTGTTCCCGTAACGCAACCTGGTATGAAGGGTACTAATGTTGCTATGATTACCCTTGAACTCGACCGCAATCATCAAGTGACGACCAGTCATCCGGAAATCTATCCGGTCGCAGATGCCACCCCCAATACCCAGGTAATGCAACTAGTTGGACCAATCAATGACCAGATGGAAGACTGGTTAGACACCCCACTTGGCCAAATTAACGGCAATATGCTCGTACACGATCATCTTCAAGCACGGCTGCATAATCATCCTTACATCGATTTTATCAATCGCGTTGAAATGGCCGCGACCGGCACCGACATTGCCGCAACGGCGTTATTTAATGACGACGTTCCAGGGCTCAAACAACACGTGACGATGCGGGAAGTCATGAACAGTTATGTCTATCCAAACAAACTTGCCGTTGAAGCCATTACTGGTGCTGATTTACGAGCAGCACTAGAACGCTGTGCCAGCTATTTTCTCTTGCAGGACGGCCACGTGCGGGTCAACCCCGAGTTCATGCACCCCAAGTTGCGCCACTATGTCTATGATATTTACAGTGGCATCGACTATACTTTTGACCTTACCAAACCCTTTGGTCAACGTGTCGTTCAACTCGATTATCATGGGGCCCCAGTCACCGCTGACCAAAAATTAACGGTCACTCTGAATCATTACCGCGCTGGTGGCGGTGGCAATTATCCAATGTACCAAACCACTAAGATCATTCGGCGCTTACCTACTGATATGACCGTATTAATTGCCGACTACTTTGCGCAACATCCCGTCGTCAACGCCACGCAACCGACTAATTTTCAAGTTCACTATTAA